A window of the Sabethes cyaneus chromosome 1, idSabCyanKW18_F2, whole genome shotgun sequence genome harbors these coding sequences:
- the LOC128745635 gene encoding uncharacterized protein LOC128745635, which yields MGKHCARVMLAVTWVALVGCFDVTLAFKDCVEADSPLSCYGAKMFRNVMKRLTREKSLRLTPGVEVIAVGGDNNEEQQRSINEIGDEREGIFDRIGRYLTTHELKINVGEILRRGDIQDVVRSVFGTVQRELLANIEEGRKKDKGGLGAVMMMGVMMSKLLGAIGFGSVAMLAMKALGVSIIALVMSTIIGLKKLTEGSGDSKGRQDSNIRVTAGEPIHRNGYDDYGVGNRKRRRRRSTEHLPYRGWSENSK from the exons ATGGGAAAACACTGTGCACGGGTGATGCTTGCTGTCACGTGGGTGGCCCTTGTGGGGTGTTTTGATGTGACACTGGCTTTCAAGGACTGTGTCGAGGCTGATAGTCCCCTGTCGTGCTACGGAGCTAAAATGTTTCGTAACGTAATGAAGCGGTTGACGCGAGAAAAATCCCTTCGGCTTACGCCAGGAGTGGAAGTGATAGCAGTTGGCGGGGACAACAATGAGGAACAGCAGCGGTCTATCAACGAGATCGGCGACGAACGGGAAGGAATATTCGATAGAATTGGCCGATATTTAACCACTCATGAACTTAAAATTAACGTGGGTGAAATACTGCGAAGAGGTGACATTCAGGATGTGGTTCGGTCGGTGTTCGGCACTGTTCAGCGAGAGCTGCTAGCGAATATTGAAG AGGGCCGCAAAAAGGACAAAGGAGGCTTGGGCGCCGTCATGATGATGGGCGTCATGATGAGTAAACTGCTCGGTGCCATCGGGTTCGGCAGTGTTGCCATGCTTGCGATGAAGGCACTTGGCGTTTCCATCATTGCGCTGGTAATGTCCACCATTATCGGACTTAAGAAGCTCACGGAAGGAAGTGGAGACAGTAAAGGGCGCCAGGATTCGAACATTCGCGTCACCGCGGGTGAGCCGATCCACCGCAATGGTTACGACGATTATGGTGTTGGAAATCGCAAACGGCGACGGCGACGGTCGACGGAGCATCTGCCTTACCGTGGGTGGAGTGAAAATTCGAAATAG